ATGAATTCCAAGCTCCGCACTGCGATTCTAGCAGCAAAAGCGCAAAATATGCCAAAAGACAATATTGAAGCAGCTATTAAGCGAGCTTTAGGAAAAGACGGAATCCAAATCACAGAAGTCAATTACGAAATCAAAGCTCCGCACGGCGCATTATTCTTTGTAGAATGTGCAACAGACAATACCACACGCACTGTGGCAAATCTCAAAAGCTATGTCAATAAACTTGGCGGACAAATGCTAACAAATAATTCTTTGGAATTTATGTTCGCACGCAAGGCACATTTTGAAATCAACAAATCAACTGCTGGGGATTTAGAAGAACTAGAACTCACATTAATTGACGCAGGTTTAGATTCTATGGAAATAGAAGAAGAAATTATCCATATTTATGGAGATTATACAAGTTTTGGCACACTTGCCAATGCACTAGAGGAACTCAAGCTTGAGGTCAAAAAAGCGGCATTAGAGCGAATCGCAACGAATCCTGTGGAGTTTAGCGAAGAGCAATTAATAGATATTGAGAAATTGCTAGATAGGATTGAAGAGGACGAT
This genomic window from Helicobacter ganmani contains:
- a CDS encoding YebC/PmpR family DNA-binding transcriptional regulator; its protein translation is MGRAFEYRRASKEKRWDKMSKLFPKLGKAISIAVKEGGSGDPDMNSKLRTAILAAKAQNMPKDNIEAAIKRALGKDGIQITEVNYEIKAPHGALFFVECATDNTTRTVANLKSYVNKLGGQMLTNNSLEFMFARKAHFEINKSTAGDLEELELTLIDAGLDSMEIEEEIIHIYGDYTSFGTLANALEELKLEVKKAALERIATNPVEFSEEQLIDIEKLLDRIEEDDDVQAVFTNIA